The following coding sequences are from one Carnobacterium inhibens subsp. inhibens DSM 13024 window:
- a CDS encoding type II toxin-antitoxin system RelE/ParE family toxin: MTSNEEKNLTFLYPPAFDKEWKKCGLTQSDKEEMESLLSHFNQQENHIGRPYLGDTIQKTGGAIKLRFSPESSKKGKSGSYRIIYFIALENTYAFLDVYPKSAKESLTDRDKKEIKQFITDFKKITKKGAN; this comes from the coding sequence ATGACGAGCAACGAAGAAAAAAATTTAACCTTTTTATATCCCCCTGCATTTGACAAAGAATGGAAAAAATGCGGATTAACTCAATCAGATAAAGAAGAAATGGAAAGTCTTTTATCCCATTTTAACCAACAAGAAAATCATATTGGAAGACCTTATTTAGGAGATACTATTCAAAAAACAGGTGGGGCAATCAAATTAAGATTTAGTCCTGAATCTTCCAAAAAAGGTAAAAGCGGTTCGTATCGAATCATCTATTTTATTGCTTTAGAAAATACGTATGCCTTTTTAGATGTCTATCCTAAAAGCGCAAAAGAGTCTTTGACCGATAGAGATAAAAAAGAAATCAAACAATTTATCACTGACTTTAAA